The Salinispora tropica CNB-440 genome has a window encoding:
- a CDS encoding carbohydrate ABC transporter permease — protein sequence MTTTAPTRAGTEAPATIAGRVRRRLNTRWATAVSIVIAIVWTIPTFGLLVSSFRPEDQIKTTGWWTFFADPQLTLENYEQVLFGRSSSAGQLASYFLNSIVITLPSVLFPLAFAALAAYALAWINFRGRDWIYIGIFALQIVPLQMALVPLLSFFSQGISVGGIDLLPAWNLDDEQRFIQVWFAHTCFALPLGVFLLHNFVSQLPRDLMEAARVDGATHPKIFRTVVLPLITPALAAYGIFQFLWVWNDLLVALIFAGGGDETAPLTVRLAELAGTRGNEWQRLTSGAFVAIVVPLIVFLSLQRYFVRGLLTGSIKG from the coding sequence GTGACCACAACCGCCCCGACGCGGGCCGGAACCGAGGCACCGGCGACAATCGCCGGCCGGGTCCGCAGACGGCTCAACACCCGCTGGGCCACCGCCGTCTCGATCGTGATCGCGATCGTCTGGACAATCCCGACCTTCGGGCTCCTCGTCTCGTCCTTCCGGCCCGAGGACCAGATCAAGACGACCGGCTGGTGGACGTTCTTCGCTGACCCACAGCTGACGCTGGAGAACTACGAGCAGGTACTCTTTGGCCGCTCCTCGTCGGCCGGTCAGTTGGCCAGCTACTTCCTCAACTCGATCGTCATCACCCTGCCGTCGGTGTTGTTCCCGTTGGCCTTTGCCGCGCTGGCCGCGTACGCGCTGGCATGGATCAACTTCCGGGGGCGGGACTGGATCTACATCGGAATATTCGCGTTGCAGATCGTCCCGCTACAGATGGCCCTGGTCCCACTGCTCAGCTTCTTCTCCCAGGGCATCAGTGTCGGCGGTATCGACCTCCTGCCCGCCTGGAACCTCGACGACGAGCAGCGGTTCATCCAGGTCTGGTTCGCCCACACCTGCTTCGCGCTGCCCCTGGGTGTCTTTCTGCTCCACAACTTCGTGTCCCAGCTGCCCCGGGACCTGATGGAAGCAGCCCGGGTCGACGGCGCCACCCACCCGAAGATCTTCCGTACGGTCGTACTGCCGCTGATCACCCCAGCGTTGGCCGCGTACGGCATCTTCCAGTTTCTCTGGGTCTGGAACGACCTGCTGGTCGCGTTGATCTTCGCGGGCGGCGGTGACGAGACCGCTCCGCTGACCGTCCGCCTCGCCGAGCTGGCCGGGACCCGGGGCAACGAGTGGCAACGCCTCACCTCCGGGGCGTTCGTCGCGATCGTCGTGCCGCTGATCGTCTTCCTGTCGTTGCAGCGCTACTTTGTCCGCGGGCTACTCACCGGCAGCATCAAGGGGTGA
- a CDS encoding TspO/MBR family protein, translating into MDRNHARARRRARTSGRAGGRRRWWSLLGFVTVVFCAAVIGGLGARDSSTVYAGLEQPAWAPPAGVFGPIWTVLYAMIAVSGWLIWRRGGFGPALWAWSAQLAFNAVWSPLFFGAGHYGLAFADIVLLWSAVGGTVLLSYPISRAAATLLLPYWAWVSYAALLNLAIWQLNA; encoded by the coding sequence ATGGACCGCAACCACGCCCGGGCGCGCCGGCGCGCACGTACCTCCGGCCGGGCCGGTGGCCGACGCCGATGGTGGTCCCTGCTCGGCTTCGTCACGGTTGTCTTCTGCGCTGCCGTGATCGGCGGGCTGGGAGCCCGCGACAGCAGCACCGTCTACGCCGGCCTCGAACAGCCCGCCTGGGCTCCCCCGGCGGGGGTTTTTGGCCCGATCTGGACGGTACTCTACGCGATGATCGCGGTCTCCGGCTGGCTGATCTGGCGACGCGGCGGCTTTGGTCCCGCGCTCTGGGCGTGGTCCGCGCAGCTGGCGTTCAACGCGGTGTGGAGCCCCCTCTTCTTCGGGGCCGGTCACTATGGGCTGGCATTCGCCGACATTGTTCTGTTGTGGTCGGCAGTCGGCGGGACCGTCCTGCTCTCCTACCCGATCTCCCGGGCTGCCGCGACTCTCCTACTGCCGTACTGGGCCTGGGTCTCCTACGCCGCCCTGCTCAACCTGGCCATCTGGCAGCTCAACGCGTGA
- a CDS encoding metallophosphoesterase family protein — MVIRIAAVGDVHLDEDVVGRFRPALEEVSNHADVLLLAGDLTRHGTEAEARCVAREFGGLGVPVVTVLGNHEYQCDEVPQVVRVLEAAGITVLEGTGMVLDCAGGRLGVAGVKGFGGGFAGRCAADFGEPEMKAFVQTSTESANALGAALRSLDCDLLVALTHYSPVPDTLAGEPPEIYAFLGCYQLGQAIDSAPTTLALHGHAHHGTERGTTPGGVRVRNVAHPVIKQAYSVFHLGGHLDQGEVSRMGSSGSRPAWS, encoded by the coding sequence ATGGTGATCCGAATCGCCGCCGTGGGTGACGTACATCTGGACGAAGACGTGGTTGGCCGCTTCCGGCCGGCTCTTGAGGAGGTGTCGAACCACGCCGACGTGCTGCTGCTCGCCGGTGATCTCACCCGGCACGGCACCGAGGCGGAGGCGCGGTGTGTGGCACGCGAGTTCGGTGGCCTGGGGGTGCCGGTGGTGACCGTACTCGGCAACCACGAGTACCAGTGTGACGAGGTACCCCAGGTGGTGCGGGTGCTTGAGGCCGCCGGAATCACCGTGCTGGAGGGCACCGGGATGGTGTTGGACTGTGCGGGCGGCCGGCTCGGCGTCGCCGGGGTGAAGGGGTTCGGCGGGGGTTTCGCCGGGCGCTGCGCCGCCGACTTCGGCGAGCCGGAGATGAAGGCCTTCGTCCAAACCAGCACCGAAAGCGCGAACGCGCTCGGGGCCGCTCTCCGCTCCCTCGACTGCGACCTGCTGGTGGCACTGACCCACTACTCCCCGGTGCCCGACACGCTCGCCGGTGAGCCACCAGAGATCTATGCCTTTCTCGGCTGTTACCAGCTGGGCCAGGCGATCGACTCGGCCCCCACCACCCTCGCCCTGCACGGGCACGCCCATCATGGAACCGAACGCGGCACCACACCCGGAGGGGTACGGGTGCGTAACGTGGCGCACCCGGTGATCAAACAGGCATACAGCGTCTTTCACCTGGGCGGTCATCTCGATCAGGGCGAGGTTTCCCGCATGGGCAGCTCGGGTAGTCGGCCCGCGTGGAGCTGA
- the xylB gene encoding xylulokinase — protein sequence MPLVAGVDSSTQSCKLVIRDAESGVLVRQGRAPHPDGTEVDPAAWWSALGEAVSAAGGLADVGAISVAGQQHGMVCLDETGAVVRPALLWNDTRSAGAAADLVAEAGEGETGQRFWADAVGVVPVASLTVSKLRWLARHEPGNAARVAAVCLPHDWLTWRLAGAPGLAALSTDRSDASGTGYWSPASATYRRDLLEQAFGRMVTVPRVLGPVESAGRLDPAVLAGGPELPEVSLGPGAGDNAAAAFGVGAGPGDVVVSIGTSGTVCGVAEQPTADPTGIVAGFADVTGRYLPLVCTLNAARVLDAAAALLGVGLAELADLALSAPPGADGLVLVPYLAGERTPNRPDANGAVHGLTLRTATPAHLARAAVEGMLCALADGLDALVAQGVAVQRVILVGGGARSTAVRRVAPQIFGVPVVVPPPGEYVADGAARQAAWTALGGAQPPIWTVAAPRTYEADPVPAIRARYAQAREHVIDHGSTPAPPR from the coding sequence ATGCCGCTCGTTGCCGGAGTCGACTCTTCGACCCAGTCCTGCAAGCTCGTCATCCGGGACGCGGAGAGCGGCGTCCTGGTTCGCCAGGGTCGAGCGCCGCACCCGGACGGTACCGAGGTCGATCCGGCGGCCTGGTGGTCGGCGTTGGGTGAGGCGGTGTCGGCCGCCGGCGGGCTCGCCGACGTCGGGGCGATCTCCGTCGCCGGTCAGCAGCACGGCATGGTCTGCCTTGACGAGACCGGGGCGGTGGTCCGTCCGGCGTTGCTCTGGAACGACACCCGCTCCGCCGGCGCCGCCGCCGATCTGGTCGCCGAGGCAGGTGAGGGCGAGACCGGGCAGCGGTTCTGGGCGGACGCCGTGGGCGTTGTGCCGGTCGCCAGCCTCACCGTCAGCAAGCTGCGTTGGCTGGCCCGGCACGAGCCGGGCAACGCCGCCCGGGTGGCCGCGGTCTGCCTGCCGCACGACTGGCTTACCTGGCGGCTCGCCGGGGCCCCTGGCCTGGCGGCGCTGAGCACCGACCGCAGCGACGCCAGCGGCACCGGTTACTGGTCCCCGGCCAGTGCAACGTACCGCCGGGACCTGCTCGAGCAGGCGTTCGGCCGGATGGTGACCGTGCCCCGGGTGCTCGGTCCGGTGGAGTCGGCCGGCCGACTCGACCCGGCCGTGCTCGCGGGCGGCCCGGAGCTGCCGGAGGTCTCGCTCGGTCCGGGGGCGGGGGACAACGCCGCCGCCGCGTTCGGAGTCGGCGCGGGCCCGGGCGACGTGGTCGTCTCGATCGGCACCTCCGGAACCGTGTGCGGTGTAGCGGAGCAGCCGACGGCGGACCCGACGGGTATCGTCGCCGGCTTTGCCGATGTCACCGGCCGATACCTGCCGCTGGTCTGCACGCTCAACGCGGCCCGGGTGCTCGACGCCGCCGCCGCGCTACTCGGGGTCGGCCTCGCGGAGCTGGCCGACCTGGCCTTGTCCGCGCCTCCCGGGGCGGATGGCCTGGTCCTGGTGCCCTACCTGGCGGGGGAGCGGACCCCGAACCGGCCGGACGCCAACGGCGCGGTGCACGGGTTGACGCTGCGTACCGCCACCCCGGCGCACCTTGCCCGGGCGGCCGTCGAAGGAATGCTCTGCGCGCTCGCCGACGGCCTGGACGCCCTCGTCGCGCAGGGCGTCGCCGTTCAGCGGGTGATTCTGGTTGGTGGTGGCGCCCGCTCCACCGCGGTTCGACGGGTTGCTCCGCAGATCTTCGGTGTTCCGGTGGTCGTGCCGCCCCCGGGCGAGTACGTCGCCGACGGTGCTGCCCGCCAGGCGGCCTGGACCGCCCTGGGCGGGGCACAGCCGCCGATCTGGACCGTGGCCGCGCCGCGGACCTACGAGGCAGACCCGGTGCCGGCGATTCGGGCCCGGTACGCGCAGGCCCGGGAGCACGTCATCGACCACGGGAGCACACCGGCGCCACCCCGGTGA
- a CDS encoding carbohydrate ABC transporter permease — protein sequence MNFDFADEAPKLAMLLYGVVAFVAVVGGLLLLLDVVPARLARRRQARLARRRQARLAAAAAAGTPLEPGRRRSREGLFALFFLLPTVLMLGIGLIIPAIRTLVLSLKNGDSTQWVGLRNYGWMVDRPEIVDILWNTALWVLLVPLLATSVGLIYAVLVDRARLEALAKSLIFLPMAISFVGAGIIWKFVYAFRPAEADQIGLLNQIWVWVGGEPQQWLSNPPLNTLLLIVVMIWIQAGFAMVVLSAAIKAIPTDMIEAARIDGVNAWQQFWRITLPGIRPALIVVVVTISIATLKLFDVVRTMTNGNFNTNVIATEMYNQAFRYGQTGQGSALAVVLFILVIPIVIYQVRNLRRQREV from the coding sequence ATGAACTTCGACTTCGCCGATGAGGCACCAAAACTCGCGATGTTGCTGTACGGGGTGGTCGCCTTCGTGGCGGTGGTCGGTGGCCTCCTACTGCTACTCGACGTTGTCCCCGCCCGGCTCGCCCGCCGCCGGCAGGCCCGGCTCGCCCGCCGCCGGCAGGCCCGGCTCGCCGCGGCCGCCGCCGCGGGAACGCCGCTCGAGCCGGGCCGGCGCCGCTCCCGCGAGGGCCTGTTCGCCCTCTTCTTTCTGCTACCCACGGTCCTGATGCTCGGCATCGGGCTGATCATCCCCGCGATCCGTACCCTCGTGCTGTCGCTCAAGAACGGCGACAGCACGCAATGGGTCGGGCTGCGCAACTACGGCTGGATGGTCGACCGGCCCGAGATCGTCGACATCCTGTGGAACACCGCCCTCTGGGTGCTGCTGGTGCCGCTGCTGGCCACCTCGGTCGGCCTGATCTACGCGGTGCTCGTCGACCGCGCCCGCCTGGAGGCCCTGGCCAAGTCCCTGATCTTCCTGCCGATGGCGATCTCGTTCGTCGGCGCCGGCATCATCTGGAAGTTCGTCTACGCGTTCCGGCCCGCGGAGGCAGACCAGATCGGCCTGCTGAACCAAATCTGGGTGTGGGTCGGCGGCGAGCCCCAGCAGTGGCTGTCGAACCCGCCGCTGAACACCCTGCTGCTGATCGTGGTGATGATCTGGATCCAGGCCGGTTTCGCCATGGTGGTGCTCTCGGCCGCCATCAAGGCCATTCCCACCGACATGATCGAAGCTGCTCGTATCGACGGCGTGAACGCCTGGCAGCAGTTCTGGCGGATCACCCTGCCAGGTATCCGGCCCGCCCTGATCGTGGTGGTGGTGACCATCTCGATCGCCACGCTGAAGCTCTTCGACGTCGTCCGCACGATGACGAACGGCAACTTCAACACCAATGTGATCGCGACCGAGATGTACAACCAGGCGTTCCGGTACGGGCAGACCGGCCAGGGCTCTGCCCTCGCCGTCGTCCTGTTCATCCTGGTCATTCCCATCGTCATCTACCAGGTACGCAATCTGCGCCGGCAGCGGGAGGTATGA
- a CDS encoding nucleotidyltransferase family protein has translation MAELRAESLVHTLKKVAAVLKQEDIPFALGGSFAVYAHGGHSSEHDVDFLIRKVDVDHALGALVAAGFLAERPPEDWLVKVFDDDRVVDLIHRPIETPVTDKTFVDTVVRPVDAIHMPVLSATQLMVHKLLSFSQHYCDFTRGLPLARSLREQIDWERVCQDTRHSPYAEAFLVLLDRLGVVAYAGTPERGETP, from the coding sequence ATGGCCGAGCTCCGGGCCGAGAGCCTGGTGCACACGTTGAAGAAGGTCGCCGCCGTGCTCAAGCAGGAAGATATCCCCTTCGCGCTCGGCGGCAGCTTCGCGGTGTACGCGCACGGCGGCCACTCCAGCGAGCACGACGTCGACTTCCTGATCCGGAAGGTAGACGTTGACCATGCCCTGGGGGCCCTGGTCGCGGCTGGCTTCCTCGCCGAGCGCCCGCCCGAGGACTGGCTGGTCAAGGTCTTCGACGACGACCGCGTGGTGGATCTGATCCACCGACCCATCGAAACCCCGGTGACGGACAAGACCTTCGTCGACACCGTCGTCCGGCCGGTGGACGCGATCCACATGCCGGTGCTCTCGGCGACCCAGCTGATGGTGCACAAACTGCTCAGCTTCTCGCAGCACTACTGCGACTTCACTCGAGGCCTACCACTGGCTCGCTCGTTGCGCGAGCAGATCGACTGGGAACGGGTATGCCAGGACACGCGCCACTCGCCGTACGCCGAGGCGTTCCTGGTGCTGCTGGACCGGCTTGGGGTGGTGGCGTACGCCGGCACTCCGGAACGAGGGGAGACACCGTGA
- the xylA gene encoding xylose isomerase, whose translation MAPRPTPADKFSFGLWTVGWQARDPFGDATRPPLDAVEAVHRLADLGAYGITFHDDDLIPFEADAAVRDAHLTRFRRALDETGLVVPMVTTNLFTHPVFKDGGFTSNDRDVRRYALRKALRAVDLAAQLGARTFVLWGGREGAEYDVAKDVRAALDRYREAVDLLCQYVVAQGYELRFAIEPKPNEPRGDILLPTVGHALAFIATLARPELVGLNPEVGHEQMAGLNVAHGIAQALWQGKLFHLDLNGQRGVKYDQDLVFGHGDLLNAFALVDLLENGGPGGGPAYDGPRHFDYKPSRTEDRTGVWASAEANMRTYLLLKERAAVFRADPEVTAALATSRVGELATPTLAPGETHAGLRADRTAFEEYDVTAAGARGYHFVRLNQLAVEHLLGAR comes from the coding sequence ATGGCGCCCCGTCCCACCCCTGCTGACAAGTTCTCCTTCGGCCTCTGGACGGTGGGCTGGCAGGCCCGGGACCCGTTCGGCGACGCCACCCGACCGCCGCTGGACGCGGTCGAGGCGGTGCACCGCCTTGCCGACCTGGGGGCGTACGGCATCACCTTTCACGATGATGATCTGATCCCCTTCGAGGCGGACGCTGCCGTCCGCGATGCCCACCTCACCCGGTTCCGTCGGGCCCTCGACGAGACCGGCCTGGTGGTCCCGATGGTCACCACCAACCTCTTCACCCATCCCGTGTTCAAGGACGGCGGCTTCACCAGCAACGACCGGGACGTCCGGCGGTACGCGCTCCGCAAGGCGCTGCGTGCCGTGGACCTCGCCGCCCAGCTGGGCGCGCGCACCTTCGTCCTGTGGGGTGGTCGGGAGGGTGCCGAGTACGACGTCGCCAAGGATGTCCGCGCCGCCCTGGACCGCTACCGCGAGGCGGTTGACCTGCTCTGCCAGTACGTCGTGGCGCAGGGATACGAGCTGCGGTTCGCGATCGAGCCCAAGCCCAACGAGCCGCGCGGCGACATTCTGCTGCCCACCGTCGGGCACGCGCTCGCCTTCATCGCCACCCTGGCCCGCCCGGAGCTGGTCGGTCTCAACCCGGAGGTCGGCCATGAGCAGATGGCCGGGCTCAACGTCGCCCACGGCATTGCTCAGGCGCTCTGGCAGGGCAAGCTGTTTCACCTCGACCTCAACGGCCAGCGTGGGGTCAAGTACGACCAGGACCTGGTCTTCGGCCATGGTGACCTGCTTAACGCCTTCGCACTGGTCGACCTACTCGAGAACGGTGGTCCAGGCGGCGGGCCGGCGTATGACGGTCCCCGGCACTTCGACTACAAACCGTCTCGTACCGAGGACCGGACCGGGGTGTGGGCCTCGGCCGAGGCAAACATGCGCACCTACCTGCTCCTCAAGGAGCGGGCCGCGGTGTTCCGGGCCGATCCGGAGGTCACCGCGGCGCTGGCCACGAGCCGGGTGGGTGAGCTGGCAACGCCAACCCTCGCCCCCGGCGAGACCCACGCCGGTCTCCGCGCCGATCGCACTGCCTTCGAGGAGTACGACGTGACCGCTGCCGGCGCTCGCGGCTACCACTTCGTTCGGCTCAACCAACTCGCCGTCGAGCATCTGCTCGGTGCGCGCTGA
- a CDS encoding MFS transporter produces MTLATSGPVRLWGGSPAHRFYSVVVFVLLASLDNVAIGLVPPLYGSIADALDVSRRLLGLVTAANFLVSAVAAVGWAYVGDRTNRKPLLMVGTLIWAFGTGGSAVADSYPTFLAAQVVGAVGLGAVGSVGFSVVTDLISPRRRGLVMSFWGLSQGVGTLAGTLVGGLLGAADWRRPFLVLTVVGLGATAAYLFTFDIRRGQSEPELADRLAGGAEYDHQISRADLPRILGRRTNRWLILQGLTAQAAFGSLVWLPVLFAERAEAQGYSAATAVVVGSVFATLFQLGGVFSIVGGLVGDALQRRTPSGRATVAAVGILAALPFYLVLFFVPIRIDVPDGAGPGAIVRAVLASVLTEPTVGLSLLTALLALALTSANSPNWFALIADVNPPEHRGTVYSLGNLVNGVGRAAGNGLVGVVFHGLRAAFPPPLNYAVGLAVFQLFFVPTGVMYWLAARSSPRDIAAVRVLLRARARRM; encoded by the coding sequence ATGACCTTGGCCACCAGTGGTCCGGTGCGGCTGTGGGGCGGCAGCCCGGCGCACCGGTTCTACAGCGTCGTGGTGTTCGTGCTGCTCGCCTCCCTGGACAATGTGGCGATCGGCCTGGTGCCTCCGCTGTATGGCTCGATCGCCGACGCACTCGATGTGTCGCGGCGGCTACTCGGCCTGGTCACCGCGGCCAACTTCCTGGTCAGTGCGGTGGCGGCGGTGGGCTGGGCCTACGTCGGGGACCGCACCAACCGTAAGCCGCTGCTCATGGTTGGCACGCTGATCTGGGCGTTCGGCACCGGTGGCAGCGCGGTGGCGGACAGCTATCCGACCTTTCTGGCCGCCCAGGTGGTCGGTGCGGTGGGGCTCGGCGCTGTTGGCTCGGTTGGCTTCTCGGTGGTCACCGACTTGATCTCACCTCGCCGACGGGGTCTGGTGATGAGCTTCTGGGGGCTGTCCCAGGGGGTCGGCACCCTGGCCGGCACCCTGGTGGGCGGCCTGCTCGGAGCGGCGGACTGGCGACGTCCGTTCCTGGTGCTCACCGTCGTGGGGCTCGGTGCCACCGCGGCGTACCTGTTCACCTTTGACATTCGGCGCGGCCAGAGCGAACCGGAGCTGGCCGACCGGTTGGCCGGTGGCGCTGAGTACGACCACCAGATCAGCCGGGCTGACCTGCCGCGGATTCTGGGCCGACGGACGAATCGTTGGCTGATCTTGCAGGGCCTCACCGCGCAGGCCGCGTTCGGCTCGCTGGTCTGGCTGCCGGTGCTCTTCGCCGAACGGGCCGAGGCTCAGGGCTACTCGGCCGCGACGGCGGTCGTGGTGGGCAGTGTCTTCGCCACCCTGTTCCAGCTCGGCGGGGTTTTCTCCATCGTCGGCGGGTTGGTCGGCGATGCGTTGCAACGTCGTACCCCGTCCGGCCGGGCGACGGTCGCCGCGGTCGGAATCCTCGCGGCGCTGCCGTTCTACCTGGTGCTCTTCTTCGTGCCGATTCGCATTGACGTCCCCGACGGGGCCGGCCCGGGCGCCATCGTCCGGGCGGTGCTGGCGAGTGTGCTGACCGAGCCGACGGTCGGGCTGAGTCTGCTCACGGCGTTGCTGGCGCTTGCCCTGACCTCGGCCAACTCGCCGAACTGGTTCGCCCTGATCGCCGATGTCAACCCGCCGGAGCACCGCGGCACCGTGTACAGTCTCGGCAATTTGGTCAACGGGGTTGGCCGGGCAGCCGGGAACGGACTGGTCGGGGTGGTGTTCCATGGGCTGCGGGCGGCCTTCCCGCCGCCGTTGAACTACGCGGTCGGGCTCGCCGTGTTCCAACTGTTCTTCGTGCCAACCGGGGTCATGTATTGGCTCGCCGCCCGCAGCTCCCCGCGTGACATCGCTGCGGTGCGAGTCCTGCTCCGCGCCCGTGCCAGGCGGATGTAG
- a CDS encoding GPGG-motif small membrane protein has product MELILWIIAVVLVGAGVFALFRHQILWGIVLIVGGLLVGPGGVNAIS; this is encoded by the coding sequence GTGGAGCTGATTCTCTGGATTATCGCGGTCGTTCTGGTGGGGGCCGGCGTCTTCGCCCTGTTCCGGCACCAGATCCTGTGGGGAATCGTCCTCATCGTCGGCGGCCTGCTGGTCGGACCAGGCGGGGTCAACGCCATCAGCTGA
- a CDS encoding ABC transporter substrate-binding protein, translating into MAVFARPHQAFVVAGVLGLAVGATACGSDDDGSSRADSPECAVYEQYQGNGGTEVSIYASIRDAEADLLEQSWEQFADCTGIEIDYEGSGEFEAQLQVRVDGGNAPDIAFIPQPGLLKRFAQAGKLTPASAETTAMAEENYAADWLRYSTIGGEFYGAPLGSNVKSFVWYSPTMFQEQGWSVPTSWDDLIELSDRAAADGIKPWCVGIESGDATGWPATDWIEDVLLRTQTPEVYDQWTTHAIPFNDQRVVDAVERAGTILRNDRYVNGGYGGVKSIATTSFQEGGLPILQDECALHRQASFYANQWPEESRVAEDGDIFAFYFPPIDPAKGKPVLGGGEFTVAFDDRPEVQAVQTYLASGEYANGRAKLGNWVSANTKLDLSNVTNPIDRLSVEILQDEQTVFRFDGSDLMPAAVGAGTFWKEMVSWISGKDTVAALDAIESSWPS; encoded by the coding sequence ATGGCGGTCTTCGCCAGACCACACCAAGCCTTCGTAGTAGCTGGCGTGCTCGGCCTGGCCGTCGGCGCCACCGCCTGCGGTAGTGACGACGACGGCAGCAGCAGGGCCGATTCCCCAGAGTGCGCGGTATACGAGCAGTACCAGGGCAACGGCGGCACCGAGGTCTCCATCTACGCGTCCATCCGCGACGCGGAGGCGGACCTGCTCGAACAGTCGTGGGAGCAGTTCGCAGACTGCACCGGCATTGAGATCGACTACGAGGGCAGCGGCGAATTCGAGGCACAGCTCCAGGTCCGGGTAGACGGTGGCAATGCGCCCGACATCGCCTTCATCCCACAGCCGGGCCTGCTGAAGCGCTTCGCGCAGGCCGGCAAGCTCACACCGGCCTCGGCCGAGACCACGGCGATGGCCGAGGAGAACTACGCCGCCGACTGGCTGCGGTACAGCACCATCGGGGGAGAGTTCTACGGCGCTCCGCTGGGCTCGAACGTCAAGTCATTCGTCTGGTACTCGCCGACGATGTTCCAGGAGCAGGGCTGGTCGGTGCCGACCAGCTGGGACGATCTGATCGAACTCAGTGACCGGGCCGCCGCCGACGGCATCAAGCCGTGGTGCGTCGGCATCGAGTCCGGTGACGCCACCGGCTGGCCAGCCACCGACTGGATCGAGGACGTACTGCTGCGGACGCAGACCCCCGAGGTCTACGACCAGTGGACCACACACGCCATCCCCTTCAACGACCAGCGTGTCGTGGACGCGGTCGAACGGGCCGGCACCATTCTGCGAAACGACCGGTACGTCAACGGCGGCTACGGCGGCGTCAAGAGCATCGCCACCACCTCGTTCCAGGAGGGCGGTCTGCCGATCCTCCAAGACGAGTGCGCCCTGCACCGGCAGGCGTCGTTCTACGCCAACCAGTGGCCCGAGGAGAGCCGGGTGGCCGAGGACGGCGACATATTCGCGTTCTACTTCCCGCCCATCGACCCGGCGAAGGGCAAGCCGGTGTTGGGAGGCGGCGAGTTCACCGTCGCCTTCGACGACCGCCCGGAGGTCCAGGCGGTGCAGACCTACCTCGCCTCCGGTGAGTACGCCAACGGCCGGGCCAAGCTGGGCAACTGGGTGTCGGCGAACACGAAGCTCGACCTCTCGAACGTGACCAACCCGATCGACCGGCTCTCGGTCGAAATCCTTCAGGACGAGCAGACAGTCTTCCGCTTCGACGGCTCCGACCTGATGCCCGCCGCCGTCGGCGCCGGAACGTTCTGGAAGGAGATGGTGTCCTGGATCAGCGGCAAGGACACCGTGGCAGCCCTGGACGCCATCGAGAGTTCCTGGCCCAGCTGA